The proteins below come from a single Vidua chalybeata isolate OUT-0048 chromosome 1, bVidCha1 merged haplotype, whole genome shotgun sequence genomic window:
- the RPA3 gene encoding replication protein A 14 kDa subunit, whose translation MGDIHEVPRPRIATGQLAQHIGQPVCFVGRVEKIHPSGKLVVLADGLGKHTTVELSEPLDEEISGVIEVVGRVTNQATIMCASYVQFREDKSSFDLELYNEALKIIHEFPEYFPFGTGRNT comes from the exons ATGGGTGACATCCACGAGGTGCCGCGGCCGCGCATCGCCACGGGGCAGCTGGCGCAGCACATCGGGCAGCCCGTCTGCTTCGTGGGGCGCGTCGAGAAG ATTCATCCTAGCGGGAAGCTTGTCGTGCTTGCGGATGGACTCGGAAAGCATACGACTGTGGAGCTGAGCGAGCCT CTGGATGAGGAGATTTCAGGAGTTATTGAAGTGGTGGGAAGAGTAACAAACCAGGCAACCATCATGTGTGCATCATATGTCCAGTTCAGAGAAGATAAAAGTTCATTTG ATCTGGAACTCTACAATGAAGCACTAAAAATTATTCATGAATTCCCTGAATACTTCCCGTTTGGTACTGGGAGGaacacttga